One genomic window of Corynebacterium diphtheriae includes the following:
- a CDS encoding UPF0182 family protein, whose amino-acid sequence MATGFTRPAAAPKRPQRRLTWLIPLLMILGALVPTVVGLYTDWLWFGEVDFRGVFNKVIATRIGLFVGFGLLAGIVTFLAGWFTYRGRPDELEFFDPDSPVVQYRAAVEKGVHRFLVVLPVVIGIAAGFLGQQAWQTVQLFFNRQDFGVSDQQFGMDYGFYAFTLPALRLVVSTFSVLLVVAFLIALVGHYLLGGIRAGNQAAGVKGSITNYAKVQLAVTGGLYLLVRMASYWLDRYSLLNNSHETFTGGSYTDINAVLPAKIVLLVISAVVAISFFSVIVTKDLRIPAISTVLMIVSSLAIGNAWPIMMERFSVSPNRAEKESEYISRNIEATRYAYGITDDAVTYKDNWGAKGASSEKVASDSATVSNIRLLDPEIISPTFTQQQQLRNFYGFPKSLAMDRYVIDGELRDFVVAARELDPNALKENQRDWINRHTVYTHGNGIVAAQANQVDEVARDVGSARGGYPVYTVSDLQTTDKEAQELGIVVKEPRIYYGPVIASATDGADYAVVGSENDSSVEYDTDSSTYTYQGQGGVNIGNVINRAAFAMRYQELNLILSDRVNGNSKILYDRDPRERVHNVAPWLTTDSTTYPAVIDGRVKWIVDGYTTLTSLPYAERTSLSEATNDTTAQVGNSAQRLVTDNVGYIRNSVKAVVDSYDGSVDLYEFDENDPVLKAWKGVFPDTVKAKSEISEELMNHLRYPEDMFKVQRKMLARYHVDDARDFFTNDRFWSVPSDPSATEGQKDVAQPAYYVVAADPDTGKPSFQLITPFRGLQREYLAAHMSVSSDPDNYGKITVRVLPTDTLTQGPKQAQDTMMSSDQIASDRTLWKDTNDLFNGNLLTLPVGDGDILYVEPLYSQRKNQASAFPKLLRVLVSYQGKVGYAPTIAEALSQVGIDPKEAQDLGEAKGLKPESQNRDKPEDKEGKVPSTPSAPASGSGTTGEAIGKINDALNKLQSAKNGSNEEYGRALDELDKAVEEYRKVAGQ is encoded by the coding sequence TTGGCGACCGGTTTTACGCGCCCAGCTGCTGCACCGAAGCGGCCGCAACGGCGGTTAACGTGGTTGATTCCACTATTGATGATTTTGGGAGCGCTCGTTCCTACCGTTGTTGGCCTCTATACCGACTGGTTGTGGTTCGGTGAAGTTGACTTTAGGGGGGTGTTTAACAAGGTCATTGCCACCCGTATTGGGCTCTTTGTCGGATTCGGCTTACTTGCCGGAATCGTGACATTCCTCGCTGGCTGGTTCACATACCGTGGCCGTCCAGATGAACTCGAGTTCTTCGACCCTGACAGCCCCGTTGTGCAATACCGAGCAGCCGTAGAAAAGGGAGTGCACCGCTTCCTCGTCGTGTTGCCTGTAGTCATCGGCATTGCCGCAGGATTCCTTGGCCAGCAGGCATGGCAAACAGTTCAGTTGTTCTTCAACCGCCAAGACTTCGGGGTTTCTGATCAACAATTTGGGATGGACTACGGCTTCTACGCGTTTACGCTGCCGGCATTACGTCTGGTAGTTAGTACGTTCTCTGTTTTGCTGGTCGTAGCATTCCTCATTGCGTTGGTAGGGCACTACTTGCTGGGTGGCATTCGTGCGGGTAACCAAGCCGCAGGGGTAAAAGGATCGATCACCAACTACGCCAAAGTACAGCTTGCTGTTACTGGTGGGTTGTATTTGCTGGTTCGCATGGCTAGCTACTGGTTGGATCGATACTCCTTGTTGAATAATTCCCACGAAACTTTCACCGGTGGTAGCTACACCGACATCAATGCTGTGTTGCCTGCCAAGATTGTGCTCTTGGTTATCTCAGCAGTCGTGGCAATTTCGTTCTTCTCTGTCATCGTGACCAAGGACCTGCGTATCCCCGCTATTTCTACAGTGCTGATGATCGTGAGCTCGTTGGCTATTGGTAACGCTTGGCCAATCATGATGGAGCGTTTCTCTGTTTCCCCAAACCGTGCCGAAAAAGAATCGGAATACATTTCCCGCAATATCGAGGCAACCCGCTACGCTTATGGCATTACCGACGATGCCGTGACCTACAAGGACAACTGGGGTGCCAAGGGTGCTTCCTCAGAAAAGGTCGCTTCGGATTCTGCAACGGTGAGCAACATTCGTCTGTTGGATCCAGAGATCATTTCTCCAACGTTTACCCAGCAACAGCAGCTGCGTAACTTCTATGGATTCCCCAAGTCGTTAGCGATGGACCGTTACGTTATCGACGGTGAACTGCGCGACTTTGTTGTGGCTGCCCGCGAGCTAGACCCCAATGCGCTGAAAGAAAACCAGCGTGACTGGATCAACCGACACACTGTGTATACCCACGGCAACGGAATCGTTGCAGCCCAAGCAAACCAGGTTGATGAGGTTGCGCGCGATGTCGGATCAGCCCGTGGCGGATACCCCGTCTACACAGTCTCTGATCTGCAGACTACGGATAAAGAAGCTCAAGAACTCGGCATCGTAGTCAAGGAACCTCGTATCTACTACGGTCCAGTGATTGCTTCTGCTACTGACGGCGCGGACTACGCCGTAGTGGGCTCCGAGAATGATTCATCGGTGGAATACGACACTGATTCCTCCACCTACACTTATCAGGGCCAAGGTGGCGTGAATATCGGCAACGTGATCAACCGTGCGGCATTTGCCATGCGTTACCAGGAGCTAAATCTCATCCTGTCGGATCGTGTGAACGGCAATTCTAAGATTTTGTACGACCGCGATCCTCGCGAACGTGTTCACAATGTCGCCCCTTGGTTGACCACAGATTCCACCACCTACCCAGCTGTGATTGATGGCCGTGTGAAGTGGATCGTGGATGGTTACACCACACTGACTTCCTTGCCTTATGCTGAGCGCACGTCGCTATCAGAAGCAACGAATGACACCACTGCTCAAGTAGGAAACAGCGCCCAGCGTTTGGTCACCGACAACGTTGGTTACATCCGCAACTCGGTGAAGGCAGTCGTGGACAGCTACGACGGCAGCGTTGACCTTTACGAGTTCGACGAAAACGACCCAGTGCTTAAGGCATGGAAGGGGGTTTTCCCAGACACAGTGAAGGCAAAGTCTGAGATCTCCGAAGAGCTCATGAATCACCTGCGCTACCCAGAAGACATGTTCAAAGTGCAGCGGAAGATGCTTGCGCGTTACCACGTTGATGATGCGCGCGACTTCTTTACCAACGACCGCTTCTGGTCTGTTCCTTCTGATCCTTCCGCAACTGAAGGTCAAAAAGACGTGGCACAGCCGGCCTACTATGTTGTCGCTGCCGATCCAGACACGGGCAAGCCTAGCTTCCAGCTGATTACGCCATTCCGTGGCCTCCAGCGCGAGTACCTCGCGGCGCACATGTCGGTGAGCTCGGATCCAGATAACTACGGCAAGATCACCGTGCGTGTGTTGCCAACAGACACTCTGACGCAGGGTCCAAAGCAGGCACAGGACACCATGATGTCATCTGATCAGATCGCATCTGATCGCACATTGTGGAAAGATACCAACGACCTGTTCAACGGCAATTTGCTGACACTGCCAGTGGGTGACGGTGACATCCTTTATGTGGAGCCTTTGTACTCCCAGCGTAAGAATCAAGCGTCGGCATTCCCTAAGCTGTTGCGCGTTCTGGTTTCGTACCAAGGCAAGGTGGGTTACGCTCCGACGATCGCAGAAGCGCTCTCGCAGGTAGGTATTGACCCCAAGGAAGCCCAGGATCTAGGAGAAGCTAAGGGACTCAAGCCGGAGTCCCAGAACAGGGACAAGCCAGAAGACAAGGAAGGAAAAGTGCCAAGTACTCCTTCCGCCCCTGCATCGGGTTCAGGCACGACCGGTGAAGCCATTGGCAAGATTAACGACGCGCTGAACAAACTACAGTCGGCAAAGAACGGCTCGAATGAAGAGTACGGGCGTGCTCTTGACGAGCTCGACAAAGCAGTGGAGGAATACCGCAAGGTTGCTGGGCAGTAG
- a CDS encoding sodium:glutamate symporter translates to MFSAIVGGVIFARWGSKKGRTNELPALDKLPEDMRTGIISLPGQRPSVGRATTSPSSIEPIALHVAALAGVGVLHLIKAPHYLDTKLMGSVSGASTDFLVAVGIASIVPAVVATYILPLIILFVVGLAFCLVLFFYVAPRVIEHGWFERAVFS, encoded by the coding sequence ATGTTTTCCGCAATTGTCGGTGGCGTTATCTTTGCCCGCTGGGGTTCAAAGAAGGGGCGCACCAACGAGCTGCCTGCCTTGGATAAACTACCGGAGGACATGCGTACCGGTATCATCTCTCTTCCCGGCCAACGACCAAGCGTGGGACGCGCGACCACGAGCCCGTCCTCAATTGAGCCGATCGCGCTGCACGTGGCGGCACTGGCGGGAGTAGGTGTGCTACACCTGATTAAGGCACCGCACTACCTAGATACGAAGTTGATGGGTTCAGTCTCCGGTGCGTCGACGGACTTCCTAGTTGCAGTGGGCATCGCGTCAATTGTGCCAGCAGTGGTGGCCACCTACATTCTCCCGCTGATTATTCTGTTCGTCGTGGGGCTGGCCTTCTGCCTGGTGTTGTTCTTCTACGTCGCACCACGAGTCATCGAACATGGTTGGTTCGAGCGCGCCGTATTCAGCTGA
- a CDS encoding sodium:glutamate symporter has protein sequence MGIIQFIEHFGDYATILITAVFGALPFTMDFDAKVRQRARTMWSYSVGMYLAQWGFFALLGVILFAPLFNTQDRFGIMLLVGFVGGFGMAAAVGGALDSTGMT, from the coding sequence TTGGGGATCATCCAGTTCATCGAGCACTTCGGCGACTATGCGACGATTCTAATCACCGCAGTCTTCGGTGCCCTTCCGTTCACAATGGACTTCGATGCCAAGGTTCGCCAGCGTGCACGAACAATGTGGTCCTATTCCGTGGGCATGTACTTGGCACAGTGGGGCTTTTTCGCACTTCTTGGCGTGATTCTTTTCGCCCCGCTGTTCAATACTCAGGACCGGTTTGGCATCATGCTGCTCGTCGGCTTCGTCGGCGGTTTCGGTATGGCAGCAGCAGTTGGTGGCGCACTGGACTCGACCGGCATGACTTAG
- a CDS encoding trypsin-like serine protease — MKKTSFSIAALVSSTLLLSAAPALALEFGEPAPANAESSSVAALKIGKIGNFGDCTGTLVADQWVLTARHCLESVNNEGTQARIGGKVYDADSWALSPVSDAGLLHLTEKVTDATPAKVSRDIPTPGQTGTLYGWSSSSSLARSGQLPMAKMVVKELLGGGPSQGAPSEGAPGGATPSEAAPGGATPGEAVPSESKTESIPAGTESIPADGAMMPMIQSAILDAHSVSGAGMQGGDSGGPFFVDGKLAGLATAGTANGDPDLPSPSAAITTLAGTADWIDGVTSGHDTKSVLTAENTPAPPKTIQTSADHMWGYLAIACVGLVAAAAWSRIRNGRQ; from the coding sequence GTGAAGAAAACATCTTTTTCCATCGCAGCACTTGTTAGCAGCACCCTGCTTCTATCTGCCGCCCCAGCTCTTGCATTGGAATTCGGCGAACCCGCACCCGCAAATGCTGAGAGCAGTTCTGTGGCCGCCCTGAAGATTGGCAAAATCGGCAATTTCGGTGACTGCACCGGAACGCTGGTTGCAGATCAGTGGGTGCTCACTGCACGCCACTGCCTGGAGTCTGTGAACAACGAAGGAACCCAGGCCCGCATTGGCGGGAAGGTCTACGATGCCGATTCTTGGGCACTGTCTCCAGTGTCCGATGCAGGATTACTTCACTTGACCGAGAAAGTCACTGACGCAACCCCTGCGAAAGTCTCCCGCGATATCCCAACACCTGGGCAGACGGGAACTCTTTACGGCTGGAGCAGCAGCTCGTCCCTGGCACGCTCCGGGCAGCTTCCGATGGCCAAGATGGTCGTCAAGGAACTGTTGGGCGGAGGCCCCTCTCAAGGAGCCCCTAGTGAGGGCGCGCCTGGAGGAGCTACTCCAAGTGAGGCCGCGCCTGGAGGAGCTACTCCAGGTGAGGCTGTTCCGAGTGAATCCAAAACTGAGTCAATCCCTGCTGGAACCGAAAGCATCCCAGCAGACGGCGCCATGATGCCAATGATTCAAAGCGCCATCTTGGACGCACATTCCGTCTCTGGTGCAGGTATGCAGGGCGGCGACTCCGGTGGCCCATTCTTCGTCGATGGAAAGCTCGCCGGGCTTGCTACCGCCGGAACTGCCAATGGCGACCCTGACCTGCCCTCCCCCAGCGCGGCAATCACTACCCTCGCAGGCACCGCCGACTGGATTGACGGTGTCACCTCTGGTCACGACACAAAAAGCGTCCTAACCGCAGAGAACACTCCTGCTCCACCAAAGACCATTCAGACCAGCGCCGATCACATGTGGGGTTACCTCGCCATCGCGTGCGTTGGCCTAGTTGCCGCAGCAGCTTGGTCGCGCATTAGGAATGGCCGACAGTAG
- a CDS encoding DUF418 domain-containing protein, which produces MNKPSRIVGLDIARSLAIIGMIIVHMASLLWSTKVVLSGLPSSLFAIIAGATMMIIGRNYSSTTFLRLITRGALIILIGLALLPVGGQIQVVLVVMGLVMMLVSWMPALGTWWRVGFFIAATIAATIKYAPMTLPQIYPLLAWIAYFIGGMLLYDVYLRGRLKGTSTSETSANTRLSWIVTAVSVVITAVGIYFRFDPEIAGWLRFTGHTGVFGEIILSFAVAAIVLHLCLFVGDRFPTAVYPFAAMGTMSLTIYILHVLTAFYWQQNVTLHSTMSATGFIVFFLVIANLWKKFVGQGPAEKLVATAIKAIVPSGKGK; this is translated from the coding sequence GTGAATAAACCTTCACGAATTGTGGGGCTTGATATAGCGCGCTCACTCGCCATCATCGGCATGATCATTGTCCATATGGCCTCACTGCTTTGGAGCACAAAGGTTGTGCTCTCCGGCCTGCCTTCATCATTGTTCGCCATTATTGCCGGCGCCACCATGATGATTATCGGCCGAAATTACAGCAGCACCACTTTCTTGCGCCTCATCACTCGCGGCGCTCTGATTATTCTCATCGGCTTGGCCTTGTTGCCGGTCGGTGGACAAATTCAAGTAGTCCTCGTCGTCATGGGTCTGGTAATGATGTTGGTTTCCTGGATGCCAGCACTCGGAACCTGGTGGCGAGTCGGCTTCTTCATCGCCGCAACTATCGCCGCAACAATTAAGTACGCGCCCATGACGCTGCCACAGATTTATCCGCTACTGGCATGGATCGCATATTTCATCGGCGGCATGCTGCTTTACGACGTCTACCTACGCGGTCGTCTTAAAGGCACTTCCACCTCCGAGACCAGCGCTAATACTCGGTTGAGTTGGATTGTTACCGCTGTCAGCGTTGTCATCACAGCCGTCGGCATTTACTTCCGATTTGATCCCGAGATTGCTGGCTGGCTCCGATTTACCGGACATACCGGTGTCTTCGGCGAAATCATTCTCTCCTTCGCCGTTGCCGCTATCGTACTGCATTTGTGCCTGTTCGTAGGCGACCGCTTCCCGACCGCGGTTTACCCATTCGCGGCCATGGGAACAATGTCGCTGACCATTTACATCCTGCACGTCCTCACCGCGTTTTATTGGCAGCAGAATGTGACTTTGCATTCCACGATGTCCGCAACAGGATTCATCGTATTCTTCCTCGTCATCGCAAATCTCTGGAAGAAGTTTGTGGGACAGGGCCCTGCCGAAAAACTCGTTGCCACCGCAATCAAGGCCATTGTTCCTTCTGGGAAAGGGAAATAA
- a CDS encoding methylmalonyl-CoA carboxytransferase subunit 5S, giving the protein MSPRKIGVTEVALRDAHQSLFATRMAMEDMVASCEDIDNAGFWSVECWGGATYDACIRFLNEDPWERLRTFRKLMPNSKLQMLLRGQNLLGYRHYEDTVVDKFVEKSKENGMDVFRVFDALNDPRNMERAMQAVKKVGGHAQGTICYTVSPLHTVEGYIEQAGRLLDMGADSIALKDMAALLKPQPAYDVIRGIKETYGEDTQINVHCHSTTGVTLVTLMKAIEAGADVVDTAISSLSLGPGHNPTESLVEMLEGTEYTTDLDMDRLIKIRDHFKTIRPKYKEFESKTLVDTNIFLSQIPGGMLSNMESQLTAQGAGDRIDEVMREVPIVRKDAGYPPLVTPSSQIVGTQAVFNVLMGRYKVMTAEFADLMLGYYGECIGERNAELVEQAKAQTKKEQITVRPADLLEPEWDHLVEEASKLEGFDGTDEDVLTNALFPGVAPGFFKTRPEGPKNVGKDPSKIKTRDNQAVLEPITYKVTVGGRSQTVKVEPAE; this is encoded by the coding sequence ATGAGCCCGAGAAAAATTGGAGTGACCGAAGTCGCTCTGCGCGACGCACATCAGAGCTTGTTTGCAACCCGCATGGCCATGGAAGACATGGTTGCCTCATGCGAGGATATTGACAACGCAGGCTTTTGGAGTGTGGAGTGCTGGGGCGGCGCAACGTACGACGCCTGCATCCGATTCCTCAACGAAGATCCATGGGAGCGCTTGCGTACTTTCCGCAAGTTGATGCCTAATTCGAAGCTGCAGATGCTGCTTCGTGGCCAGAATCTTCTGGGATACCGCCACTATGAGGACACCGTGGTGGACAAGTTTGTGGAGAAGTCAAAGGAAAACGGCATGGACGTTTTCCGTGTCTTTGACGCTTTGAACGATCCGCGCAACATGGAACGCGCTATGCAAGCGGTGAAAAAAGTGGGCGGCCACGCCCAAGGCACGATCTGCTACACCGTGTCGCCACTGCACACCGTAGAAGGATACATTGAGCAGGCAGGTCGACTGCTCGACATGGGTGCAGATTCCATTGCTTTGAAGGACATGGCTGCGCTTTTGAAGCCACAGCCTGCCTATGATGTCATTCGCGGTATCAAGGAAACCTACGGCGAAGACACTCAGATCAATGTCCACTGCCACTCGACCACTGGTGTTACCTTGGTGACCTTGATGAAGGCCATTGAGGCTGGCGCAGATGTTGTCGACACCGCAATTTCTTCCTTGTCGCTCGGCCCAGGCCACAACCCAACCGAGTCTCTTGTTGAAATGCTTGAGGGTACCGAGTACACCACAGATCTGGACATGGATCGTCTGATTAAGATTCGTGACCACTTCAAGACAATTCGCCCGAAGTACAAAGAGTTTGAGTCCAAGACGTTGGTGGATACCAACATCTTCCTTTCACAGATTCCTGGCGGCATGCTCTCCAACATGGAAAGCCAGCTCACCGCTCAAGGTGCAGGCGACCGTATCGATGAAGTGATGCGCGAAGTTCCAATTGTTCGTAAAGACGCTGGTTACCCACCACTCGTGACGCCTTCTTCGCAGATCGTCGGCACGCAGGCAGTGTTCAACGTTCTCATGGGCCGTTACAAGGTCATGACTGCAGAGTTCGCAGACTTGATGCTGGGTTACTACGGCGAATGCATCGGTGAGCGCAACGCTGAATTGGTTGAGCAGGCAAAGGCTCAAACCAAGAAGGAACAGATCACCGTTCGTCCTGCAGATCTTCTCGAGCCAGAGTGGGATCACCTCGTCGAGGAGGCATCCAAGCTGGAAGGCTTTGATGGTACCGATGAGGACGTGCTCACCAACGCATTGTTCCCAGGTGTTGCACCAGGGTTCTTTAAGACCCGTCCAGAGGGGCCAAAGAACGTGGGCAAGGATCCATCGAAGATCAAGACCCGCGATAACCAGGCGGTCTTGGAACCAATCACCTACAAGGTCACCGTGGGCGGTCGCAGCCAGACCGTCAAGGTTGAGCCAGCTGAATAA
- a CDS encoding acyl-CoA carboxylase subunit beta gives MAKELSMAERLEKLAAAKAEVSLGGGQAKIDKQHEKGKLTARERIDALVDDGTFFETGMFAKHRTTHFGMDKANAPADGVVTGSGAVFGRPVHIASQDFTVMGGSAGETQSNKVAAMMEASATTGTPFIFINDSGGARVQEGIDSLSGYGKVFYHNVLLSGLVPQISIIAGPCAGGAAYSPALTDFIIQTRKANMFITGPGVIKSVTGEEVTADALGGADAHMTKAGNIHFIADDDEQAVLIAQKLLSFLPQNNTEEPPVVDPDPVVEPDPELRDIVPVEGKKGYDVRDIISRVVDRGDFLEVQAGYATNIVVGFARIVGRTVGIIANQPNVMSGVLDINSSDKGSQFIRFCNAFNIPLVTFVDVPGFMPGVAQEHGGIIRHGAKMLYAYSAASVPKVTIELRKSYGGAHLAMCSKDLGADRVFAWPTAEIAVMGAEGAVNVVFRKEIEAAEDKEAKREELIQLYKDTFSTPFMAASRGLVDDIIDPAETRLHIANALEVLTNKRVTRPAKKHGLGPV, from the coding sequence ATGGCTAAAGAATTGTCGATGGCCGAGCGCCTCGAAAAGCTGGCAGCTGCTAAGGCCGAGGTAAGCCTTGGTGGTGGCCAAGCCAAGATTGATAAGCAGCACGAAAAGGGCAAGCTTACTGCTCGCGAGCGTATCGACGCGCTTGTCGACGACGGCACCTTCTTTGAAACTGGCATGTTTGCTAAGCACCGCACCACTCACTTTGGTATGGACAAGGCGAATGCCCCAGCAGATGGTGTTGTGACTGGTTCCGGAGCTGTGTTCGGTCGCCCTGTCCACATCGCTTCTCAAGACTTCACCGTCATGGGTGGTTCTGCAGGTGAGACGCAATCCAACAAGGTCGCTGCGATGATGGAGGCTTCGGCCACCACCGGTACACCGTTCATCTTCATTAATGACTCCGGCGGAGCTCGTGTCCAGGAGGGTATCGACTCCCTGTCCGGTTACGGCAAGGTGTTTTACCACAACGTGCTGCTATCGGGTCTGGTCCCACAGATCTCGATCATTGCTGGCCCTTGTGCCGGTGGTGCAGCATACTCGCCAGCGCTGACTGACTTCATCATCCAGACCCGCAAGGCCAACATGTTCATCACTGGCCCCGGTGTGATCAAGTCCGTTACTGGCGAAGAAGTCACCGCTGATGCACTTGGTGGCGCAGACGCACACATGACCAAGGCCGGCAACATCCACTTCATTGCTGATGACGACGAGCAAGCCGTCCTGATCGCTCAGAAGCTGCTGAGCTTCCTGCCTCAGAACAACACTGAGGAGCCACCTGTGGTGGATCCTGACCCAGTAGTTGAGCCTGATCCAGAGCTGCGTGACATTGTTCCTGTGGAAGGCAAGAAGGGCTACGATGTCCGCGACATCATCAGCCGTGTTGTCGACCGCGGTGACTTCCTCGAGGTCCAGGCAGGCTACGCTACAAACATCGTGGTCGGTTTTGCACGTATCGTCGGTCGTACTGTCGGTATCATCGCCAACCAGCCAAACGTGATGTCGGGTGTCCTAGACATCAACTCTTCTGACAAGGGCAGCCAGTTCATCCGTTTCTGCAACGCTTTCAACATTCCACTCGTTACCTTCGTGGACGTTCCAGGCTTTATGCCAGGTGTTGCTCAAGAGCACGGCGGTATCATCCGCCACGGTGCAAAGATGCTTTACGCATACTCCGCAGCATCGGTGCCAAAGGTGACCATCGAGCTGCGTAAGTCCTACGGTGGCGCTCACTTGGCAATGTGCTCCAAGGATCTTGGTGCAGACCGTGTCTTCGCATGGCCAACTGCTGAGATCGCTGTGATGGGTGCAGAAGGTGCCGTCAACGTGGTCTTCCGTAAAGAAATTGAGGCTGCCGAAGACAAGGAAGCAAAGCGCGAAGAGCTTATCCAGCTGTACAAGGATACGTTCTCCACACCATTTATGGCCGCATCCCGTGGTTTGGTGGACGACATCATCGATCCAGCAGAGACTCGCCTGCACATCGCCAATGCACTTGAGGTTCTGACCAACAAGCGCGTTACCCGCCCTGCTAAGAAGCACGGCTTGGGACCAGTGTAA
- a CDS encoding biotin/lipoyl-containing protein: MKLNVTVNGIAYSVEVEVEEEKRQIAPIYFGGGSGGGATHSEPATASVSGVSANAVVAPLAGSVFKILVEEGEEIEAGQVLLILEAMKMETEITAPNAGKVGSIRVEVGESVQGGQALVTID, encoded by the coding sequence ATGAAACTTAATGTGACAGTCAACGGCATCGCTTACTCCGTCGAAGTCGAGGTCGAGGAAGAAAAGCGCCAGATTGCGCCAATCTACTTCGGCGGCGGCTCCGGTGGCGGTGCTACCCACTCCGAACCAGCTACTGCCAGCGTGTCCGGTGTGAGCGCTAACGCAGTGGTCGCACCTCTTGCAGGCTCGGTATTCAAGATCTTGGTCGAAGAAGGCGAAGAGATTGAAGCCGGTCAGGTTCTGCTGATCTTGGAAGCCATGAAGATGGAAACCGAGATCACCGCTCCCAATGCTGGCAAGGTTGGCAGCATCCGAGTCGAGGTCGGCGAGTCCGTCCAAGGCGGCCAAGCGTTGGTCACCATCGACTAA
- a CDS encoding S1 family peptidase: MRHLCFSRLYRPLLFAAATTGAAFFAGPLAYADEVQSTPQPVTQPQHAPTLTQTVTTMVNSWGIPAPAIDPQIAAAVDTLAQQVQAFVAPVMPYADPQVAAPAPERHAVAQRPVDGPNYHWTNDPVSQVMAQKPGPVLHRVQGSWFNAPDIPEESLQAQAQGASLYGPGTPIYVGKDRLCTVGASGYDADGRKIAITAGHCGNVGDAVSSADSWQVGPSGTVVAKGSNLDYAVVELGSNAQVTQNYNNIRVNSVGGPMPVTGNTACKQGVATGFSCGLVWNHDHRTTASQVCAMQGDSGAPMLVGDRVVGIINGGMIPNVNYPCTTPWQGPFFVPTISTNMDAIVSDLNSKKSVGHGFRLANS, from the coding sequence ATGCGCCACCTTTGTTTTTCGCGCCTGTATCGTCCACTATTATTCGCTGCTGCAACCACGGGTGCGGCATTTTTTGCGGGGCCGCTAGCTTACGCTGATGAGGTCCAATCCACACCTCAGCCAGTAACACAGCCACAGCATGCACCGACCCTGACACAAACTGTCACCACGATGGTTAATAGCTGGGGGATTCCAGCACCTGCAATCGATCCCCAGATTGCGGCGGCCGTCGATACGCTAGCTCAACAAGTTCAAGCATTCGTAGCCCCTGTCATGCCCTATGCAGATCCCCAGGTGGCTGCACCTGCCCCTGAGCGGCATGCGGTCGCGCAACGCCCCGTTGATGGTCCTAATTATCACTGGACGAACGACCCTGTTTCGCAGGTAATGGCTCAAAAACCTGGTCCAGTGCTGCACCGTGTTCAGGGTAGTTGGTTTAATGCACCAGACATTCCAGAAGAATCATTGCAGGCGCAAGCTCAGGGGGCATCTCTGTATGGCCCTGGCACCCCGATCTACGTGGGCAAAGACCGCCTATGCACAGTAGGTGCTTCTGGCTACGATGCCGATGGGCGGAAAATCGCTATTACGGCAGGGCACTGCGGAAATGTAGGAGATGCGGTCAGCTCTGCTGATTCGTGGCAGGTAGGCCCAAGCGGTACCGTGGTAGCTAAAGGCTCTAACTTGGACTATGCAGTCGTAGAGCTTGGCTCCAATGCTCAAGTCACCCAAAATTACAACAATATCCGCGTTAATTCAGTCGGTGGCCCGATGCCTGTCACAGGTAATACAGCCTGCAAACAGGGCGTTGCTACTGGGTTTAGCTGTGGATTGGTGTGGAATCATGACCACCGCACCACGGCTTCCCAAGTCTGCGCAATGCAGGGCGATTCCGGTGCACCAATGTTGGTGGGAGATCGTGTGGTTGGCATCATCAACGGTGGCATGATCCCTAATGTGAACTACCCATGCACAACCCCATGGCAGGGGCCGTTCTTTGTGCCCACTATCAGCACGAACATGGATGCAATCGTATCCGACCTCAATTCTAAGAAATCAGTCGGACATGGTTTCCGGCTTGCTAACTCTTAA